The following proteins are co-located in the Streptomyces sp. NBC_01198 genome:
- the mshD gene encoding mycothiol synthase, whose translation MSDRRIDTLTDLPADTAQAVLGLIATAATADGQSAVSEQGRLHVRRSGREGVRHLLLWSGDALAGYGQIEDTDPVEAPAAEFVVHPEHRLNGHGQALGDELLAATGRRLRVWAHGGHPAARHLSVRLGLNLFRELRQMRMPLDAALPEPVLPDGVTVRTFRPGQDDADWLALNAAAFAHHPEQGSLTQRDLDDRMGEPWFDPDGFFLAFRGSELVGFHWTKVHADLGLGEVYVVGVAPAEQGSGLGRALTTIGLRHLAADRGLPGVLLYVDADNAAAVAVYDRLGFTTYEVDLMYRTET comes from the coding sequence ATGAGCGACCGGCGGATCGACACCCTCACCGACCTTCCCGCCGACACCGCGCAGGCGGTGCTCGGCCTGATCGCGACCGCCGCGACAGCGGACGGGCAGTCCGCGGTGTCCGAGCAGGGCAGGCTGCACGTGCGCAGGAGCGGCCGGGAGGGCGTACGCCACCTGCTGCTGTGGTCCGGCGACGCCCTCGCCGGTTACGGACAGATCGAGGACACCGACCCCGTCGAGGCGCCCGCCGCGGAGTTCGTGGTGCACCCCGAGCACCGGCTGAACGGGCACGGGCAGGCGCTCGGCGACGAGCTGCTCGCCGCCACCGGGCGCCGGCTGCGGGTGTGGGCGCACGGCGGGCACCCCGCAGCCCGCCACCTGTCGGTCCGGCTCGGGCTCAACCTCTTCCGCGAGCTGCGGCAGATGCGGATGCCGCTGGACGCGGCGCTGCCCGAGCCGGTGCTGCCCGACGGGGTGACCGTACGGACCTTCCGGCCCGGGCAGGACGACGCGGACTGGCTCGCCCTCAACGCGGCCGCCTTCGCCCACCACCCCGAGCAGGGCTCCCTCACCCAGCGTGACCTCGACGACCGCATGGGCGAGCCGTGGTTCGACCCGGACGGCTTCTTCCTGGCCTTCCGCGGCTCCGAGCTGGTCGGCTTCCACTGGACCAAGGTCCACGCCGACCTGGGGCTCGGCGAGGTCTACGTCGTCGGCGTCGCCCCCGCCGAGCAGGGCAGCGGCCTGGGCCGCGCCCTCACCACGATCGGCCTGCGCCACCTCGCCGCCGACCGCGGCCTGCCGGGCGTCCTCCTCTACGTCGACGCCGACAACGCGGCCGCCGTGGCGGTCTACGACCGCCTCGGATTCACGACCTACGAGGTCGACCTGATGTACCGCACCGAGACGTAG
- a CDS encoding RNA degradosome polyphosphate kinase yields MAQTNQPSVPAQPPQGSGEGTTDVFGTFRPRVVPDLEPEPPGLDAASEEYGEELPQGRFLDRERSWLAFNERVLELAEDPATPLLERANFLAIFASNLDEFFMVRVAGLKRRMATGVATRSASGLQPRDVLDLILTRSRELMARHAACFQNDVAPQLADEGIHVIRWAELTEKEQARLATLFRQQIFPVLTPLAVDPAHPFPYISGLSLNLAVVVRNPVSGHEHFARVKVPPILSRFLEAGPQRYVPLEDVIAAHLEELFPGMDVLDHHMFRVTRNEDLEVEEDDAENLLQALEKELMRRRFGPPVRLEVEESIAPRVLDLLVHELKMKHTEVYPLPGPLDLTGLFAIAALDRPELKFQRFIAGTHRDLAEVESATPPDIFAAVRERDILLHHPYDSFSTSVQAFLDQAAADPTVLAIKQTLYRTSGDSPIVDALIDAAEAGKQVLVLVEIKARFDEQANIKWARKLEEAGCHVVYGLVGLKTHCKLSLVVRQEGDTLRRYSHVGTGNYHPKTARLYEDLGLLTADPQVGADLSHLFNRLSGYSRRATYNRLLVAPRNLRDGLVSRIMAEIEHHRAGRPAFVRIKVNSIVDEAVIDALYRASQAGVPVDIWVRGICAVRPGVAGLSENIRVRSILGRFLEHSRVFAFGNGGEPEVWFGSADLMHRNLDRRIEALVRVADPAHRATLNRLLETGMSDSTSSWHLAADGNWIRHSTDAEGRPLRNIQEMLIDARRRRRGPSAAT; encoded by the coding sequence ATGGCCCAGACGAATCAGCCCAGTGTCCCTGCCCAGCCCCCGCAGGGGTCAGGCGAGGGCACCACCGATGTGTTCGGCACCTTCCGGCCGCGGGTCGTACCCGACCTGGAGCCGGAGCCGCCAGGCCTGGACGCGGCCAGCGAGGAGTACGGCGAGGAGCTGCCGCAGGGCCGCTTCCTGGACCGGGAACGCAGCTGGCTGGCCTTCAACGAGCGGGTGCTCGAACTGGCCGAGGACCCGGCCACCCCGCTACTCGAACGGGCTAACTTCCTGGCCATATTCGCCAGCAACCTGGACGAGTTCTTCATGGTCAGGGTCGCCGGCCTGAAGCGCCGGATGGCCACCGGGGTCGCCACCCGGTCCGCCTCCGGGCTGCAGCCCAGGGACGTGCTGGACCTGATCCTGACCAGGTCGCGGGAGCTGATGGCCAGGCACGCGGCCTGCTTCCAGAACGACGTCGCCCCGCAGCTGGCCGACGAGGGCATCCACGTCATCCGCTGGGCCGAGCTGACCGAGAAGGAGCAGGCGCGGCTCGCCACGCTCTTCCGGCAGCAGATCTTCCCGGTGCTGACGCCGCTGGCCGTCGACCCGGCGCACCCCTTCCCGTACATCTCGGGCCTGTCGCTGAACCTGGCGGTGGTGGTGCGCAATCCCGTCTCCGGGCACGAGCACTTCGCCCGGGTGAAGGTGCCGCCGATCCTGTCGCGCTTCCTGGAGGCCGGGCCGCAGCGCTACGTCCCGCTGGAGGACGTGATCGCCGCGCACCTGGAGGAGCTCTTCCCGGGCATGGACGTCCTCGACCACCACATGTTCCGTGTCACCAGGAACGAGGACCTGGAGGTCGAGGAGGACGACGCCGAGAATCTGCTCCAGGCGCTGGAGAAGGAGCTGATGCGGCGCCGCTTCGGGCCGCCGGTGCGCCTGGAGGTCGAGGAGTCGATCGCCCCGCGGGTGCTGGACCTGCTGGTGCACGAGCTGAAGATGAAGCACACCGAGGTCTATCCGCTGCCGGGGCCGCTCGACCTGACCGGGCTGTTCGCGATCGCCGCCCTGGACCGCCCTGAGCTGAAGTTCCAGCGCTTCATCGCCGGCACCCACCGCGACCTGGCCGAGGTGGAGTCGGCGACGCCGCCGGACATCTTCGCGGCGGTGCGGGAGCGGGACATCCTGCTGCACCACCCGTACGACTCGTTCTCCACCTCCGTGCAGGCCTTCCTGGACCAGGCGGCGGCCGACCCGACCGTGCTGGCCATCAAGCAGACCCTCTACCGCACCTCAGGTGACTCGCCGATCGTGGACGCGCTGATCGACGCGGCCGAGGCGGGCAAGCAGGTGCTGGTGCTGGTGGAGATCAAGGCGCGCTTCGACGAGCAGGCCAACATCAAGTGGGCCAGAAAGCTCGAAGAGGCCGGCTGCCACGTCGTCTACGGCCTGGTCGGCCTCAAGACGCACTGCAAGCTGTCGCTGGTGGTCAGACAGGAGGGCGACACCCTCCGCCGCTACAGCCACGTCGGCACCGGCAACTACCACCCCAAGACGGCCAGGCTCTACGAGGACCTGGGCCTGCTGACCGCGGACCCGCAGGTCGGGGCGGACCTCTCGCACCTGTTCAACCGGCTGTCCGGCTACTCGCGGCGCGCCACGTACAACCGGCTGCTGGTCGCCCCGCGCAACCTGCGCGACGGCCTGGTCTCCCGGATCATGGCCGAGATCGAGCACCACAGGGCCGGACGGCCCGCGTTCGTCCGCATCAAGGTCAACTCGATCGTGGACGAGGCGGTGATCGACGCCCTGTACCGGGCCTCGCAGGCCGGTGTCCCGGTGGACATCTGGGTCCGCGGGATCTGCGCGGTACGGCCGGGTGTCGCCGGGCTGTCGGAGAACATCCGGGTCCGCAGCATCCTGGGGCGCTTCCTCGAACACTCCCGGGTGTTCGCGTTCGGCAACGGCGGCGAGCCCGAAGTGTGGTTCGGCAGCGCCGACCTGATGCACCGTAACCTCGACCGCCGCATCGAGGCGCTGGTCAGGGTCGCCGACCCGGCCCACCGCGCCACCCTCAACCGCCTGCTGGAGACCGGGATGTCGGACAGCACGTCCTCCTGGCACCTGGCGGCTGACGGCAACTGGATACGGCACAGCACCGACGCCGAGGGGCGCCCGCTGCGCAACATCCAGGAGATGCTCATCGACGCCCGGAGGCGCCGGCGTGGCCCATCAGCAGCTACCTGA
- a CDS encoding CHAD domain-containing protein yields MNAEAYDAARPPGGGTAGEVLTRYLHERATAFLRGLSLRGGNETEADRLLRGSARRIGGVLHIYGTLTDAGWAEPLRVELGWLSTTLGREPRYVSRLDRLLGALRRLSVTVEEQEAVTVGGAPPPAPAGGPLALGAARAGALLERQLTLARTRAHSASLQAVGSSRFHALADAIAVLASEVPLTPAAAGPAATVMPPMAAQAYARLADAAAALPLHRAAHPYNADAVQASLGADLTADLQDAPWHQVRVLLRLSRYAAEVSRPEGDAADRQRLADAALLLERHREAAESAAAVATAARTPRIAPATAYALGVLHADQRHEVEAARFAFSRLWQPAVPKPRAR; encoded by the coding sequence ATGAATGCCGAAGCGTACGACGCAGCCAGGCCGCCGGGCGGCGGCACCGCGGGCGAGGTGCTGACCCGCTACCTGCACGAGCGTGCCACCGCCTTCCTGCGCGGGCTGAGCCTGCGCGGCGGGAACGAGACCGAGGCCGACAGGCTGCTGCGCGGCAGCGCCCGCCGGATCGGCGGGGTGCTGCACATCTACGGCACCCTCACCGACGCCGGCTGGGCCGAGCCGCTGCGGGTGGAACTGGGCTGGCTGTCCACGACGCTGGGCCGCGAGCCGCGGTACGTCTCCCGGCTGGACCGGCTGCTGGGCGCGCTGCGGCGGCTCTCGGTCACCGTGGAGGAGCAGGAGGCCGTCACGGTGGGCGGCGCGCCGCCGCCCGCGCCCGCCGGCGGGCCGCTCGCGCTGGGCGCGGCCCGGGCCGGCGCCCTGCTCGAACGCCAGCTGACGCTGGCGCGGACCCGGGCGCACTCGGCGTCGCTGCAGGCCGTGGGCTCCTCGCGCTTCCACGCGCTGGCCGACGCGATCGCCGTGCTGGCCTCCGAGGTGCCGCTCACCCCCGCCGCCGCCGGGCCGGCCGCCACCGTCATGCCGCCGATGGCCGCGCAGGCTTACGCCCGGCTGGCCGACGCCGCGGCCGCGCTGCCGCTGCACCGGGCGGCGCACCCGTACAACGCCGACGCCGTCCAGGCCTCCCTGGGCGCCGACCTCACCGCCGACCTGCAGGACGCGCCCTGGCACCAGGTCCGGGTGCTGCTGCGGCTGAGCCGTTACGCGGCCGAGGTCAGCCGTCCCGAGGGTGACGCGGCCGACCGGCAGCGGCTCGCCGACGCGGCACTGCTGCTCGAACGGCACCGCGAGGCCGCCGAGTCCGCCGCCGCGGTCGCCACCGCGGCCCGCACCCCGCGGATCGCGCCGGCCACCGCCTACGCCCTCGGCGTGCTGCACGCCGACCAGCGGCACGAGGTCGAGGCGGCCCGCTTCGCCTTCTCCCGGCTGTGGCAGCCGGCCGTCCCGAAGCCGCGCGCCCGGTGA
- a CDS encoding NUDIX hydrolase, producing MTGESAAVLAAGVVLWRTAPAGVEIALIHRPRYDDWSLPKGKLKRGEQFADAAVRETREETGLGCDLGAVLPATRYLVDGRPKEVRYWAARAHAGDFVANTEVDAMVWLPPTAAHHRLTHDRDRPLITALLLTLA from the coding sequence GTGACCGGCGAGAGCGCGGCCGTCCTGGCGGCGGGCGTGGTGCTGTGGCGCACCGCCCCTGCGGGCGTCGAGATCGCGCTGATCCACCGGCCGCGGTACGACGACTGGAGCCTGCCCAAGGGCAAACTCAAGCGGGGCGAGCAATTCGCCGACGCCGCGGTGCGGGAGACCCGCGAGGAGACCGGCCTCGGCTGCGACCTGGGCGCGGTGCTGCCCGCGACGCGCTACCTGGTGGACGGGCGCCCCAAGGAGGTCCGCTACTGGGCCGCCCGGGCCCACGCGGGCGACTTCGTCGCCAACACGGAGGTGGACGCGATGGTCTGGCTCCCCCCGACCGCGGCCCACCACCGCCTCACCCACGACCGCGACCGCCCCCTGATCACCGCGCTCCTGCTGACCCTGGCCTGA
- the pstS gene encoding phosphate ABC transporter substrate-binding protein PstS translates to MKLQRKSGLRALTVGAVAITGALVLSACGSDDNSDSSSTPSNSASGSSSASSGTSASGISCATGKILSSGSTAQQNAVESWVKDYQQACSGSTINYKPSSSGEGIIDFNNGTDAFAGSDSPLKPEEVDKSKSVCTGGQGINIPMVGGPIAIGYNLPGVNNLVLNGSTLAKIFNGKITNWNDNAIKTLNPGVNLPSTKIQSVHRQDDSGTTDNLTKYFKGSAPADWPYEHAKAWAAKGGQAAPKSAGVAALVKQTEGSIGYFELSYATASSIPTVKINTGAAAPVEATTDNASAGIAQAKVVGTGSDLALDLGAAYTTKADNAYPIVLVTYEIACDKGNKADTLPLTKSFLTYVASEAGQAKLAAAGYAPLPTEIATKVRSTVSALS, encoded by the coding sequence GTGAAGCTTCAGCGTAAGAGCGGGCTGCGGGCCCTGACCGTCGGCGCGGTCGCGATTACCGGTGCGCTCGTCCTGTCGGCCTGCGGTTCGGACGACAACAGCGACAGCAGCAGCACACCGAGCAACTCGGCCAGCGGTTCGAGCAGCGCGTCGAGCGGCACCAGCGCCTCGGGCATCTCCTGCGCGACCGGCAAGATCCTGTCCTCGGGTTCGACCGCCCAGCAGAACGCGGTCGAGTCCTGGGTCAAGGACTACCAGCAGGCGTGCAGCGGCTCGACGATCAACTACAAGCCGTCCTCCTCCGGCGAGGGAATCATCGACTTCAACAACGGCACGGACGCCTTCGCCGGCTCCGACTCGCCGCTGAAGCCCGAAGAGGTCGACAAGTCCAAGAGCGTCTGCACCGGCGGCCAGGGCATCAACATCCCCATGGTCGGCGGCCCGATCGCCATCGGTTACAACCTGCCCGGCGTGAACAACCTGGTGCTGAACGGCTCCACCCTGGCGAAGATCTTCAACGGCAAGATCACCAACTGGAACGACAACGCGATCAAGACGCTCAACCCGGGTGTCAACCTGCCGAGCACCAAGATCCAGTCGGTCCACCGCCAGGACGACTCCGGCACCACCGACAACCTGACCAAGTACTTCAAGGGCTCCGCGCCGGCCGACTGGCCGTACGAGCACGCCAAGGCGTGGGCCGCCAAGGGCGGCCAGGCCGCTCCGAAGTCCGCGGGCGTCGCCGCGCTGGTCAAGCAGACCGAGGGCTCGATCGGCTACTTCGAGCTGTCCTACGCGACCGCCAGCAGCATCCCCACGGTCAAGATCAACACCGGTGCCGCCGCCCCGGTCGAGGCCACCACCGACAACGCCTCCGCGGGCATCGCCCAGGCGAAGGTCGTCGGCACCGGCTCCGACCTGGCGCTCGACCTCGGCGCCGCGTACACCACCAAGGCGGACAACGCCTACCCGATCGTCCTGGTGACGTACGAGATCGCCTGCGACAAGGGCAACAAGGCCGACACCCTGCCGCTGACCAAGTCCTTCCTGACCTACGTCGCCAGCGAGGCCGGCCAGGCCAAGCTCGCCGCCGCCGGCTACGCGCCGCTGCCGACCGAGATCGCCACGAAGGTCCGCTCCACCGTCTCCGCCCTTTCCTGA
- the pstC gene encoding phosphate ABC transporter permease subunit PstC, with product MTTTAPPPTRPEAHRAAKAVSRPGDRVFAGLARGSGILLLVVMAAIAVFLTVRAVSAISKDHANFLTTFEWTPSLNPPAFGIAVLAYGTVVSSIIAMAIAVPIAIGIALFITHYAPRRLGGPIAYVIDLLAAVPSIVYGLWGALFLVPHLKGVNLWLDDYLGWTYIFHKEDPNSAARSLFTVGILLAIMILPIITNVSREVINQVPKMHEEAALALGATRWEVIRLSVLPFARSGIISASMLGLGRALGETMAVATVLSASPTLSGHILDPVGGTFSQNIVAKFGEADDFGRDALIASGLVLFLITLLVNGAARIIIQRRKEYSGANA from the coding sequence ATGACAACCACCGCTCCACCCCCCACCAGGCCCGAGGCGCATCGGGCCGCCAAGGCCGTGTCCCGCCCCGGCGACCGGGTGTTCGCCGGCCTCGCCCGCGGATCCGGCATCCTGCTGCTTGTGGTGATGGCCGCCATCGCGGTCTTCCTCACCGTGCGCGCGGTCAGCGCGATCTCCAAGGACCACGCCAACTTCCTGACCACCTTCGAGTGGACGCCCAGCCTGAACCCGCCGGCCTTCGGCATCGCGGTGCTGGCCTACGGCACCGTGGTCAGCTCGATCATCGCGATGGCCATCGCGGTGCCGATCGCGATCGGCATCGCCCTTTTCATCACCCACTACGCACCGCGCCGCCTGGGCGGCCCGATCGCCTACGTGATCGACCTGCTCGCCGCGGTGCCCAGCATCGTCTACGGCCTGTGGGGCGCCCTCTTCCTGGTGCCGCACCTCAAGGGCGTCAACCTCTGGCTGGACGACTACCTGGGCTGGACGTACATCTTCCACAAGGAAGACCCCAACTCCGCGGCCCGCTCGCTGTTCACCGTGGGCATCCTGCTGGCGATCATGATCCTGCCGATCATCACCAACGTCAGCCGCGAAGTGATCAACCAGGTGCCGAAGATGCACGAGGAGGCGGCGCTCGCGCTCGGCGCGACCCGCTGGGAGGTCATCCGCCTGTCGGTGCTGCCCTTCGCCCGCTCCGGCATCATCAGCGCCTCCATGCTGGGCCTGGGCCGCGCGCTCGGCGAGACCATGGCGGTGGCCACCGTGCTGTCCGCGTCGCCGACGCTGTCCGGGCACATCCTGGACCCGGTCGGCGGCACCTTCTCGCAGAACATCGTCGCCAAATTCGGCGAGGCCGACGACTTCGGCCGGGACGCGCTGATCGCCTCCGGCCTGGTGCTGTTCCTGATCACCCTGCTGGTCAACGGTGCCGCGCGGATCATCATCCAGCGGCGGAAGGAATACTCGGGGGCCAACGCATGA
- the pstA gene encoding phosphate ABC transporter permease PstA: MSDTVMDAKRTSGTPSSPRLASRHLPRWSPLAIAAGAIVIAVAIGAGAGLSSHIQWGLIALILFVAGSYAITARVEGRRQAKDRVATSLVWSSFILAVVPLYSLVQTTISKGVGILDGTFLTHSMNNVLTLGPGGGVYHAIIGTLEQVGIATVIAAPLGMLTAIYLVEYGRGRLAKFVTFFVDVMTGIPSIVAGLFILSVWFVVIGKAPASGFAGSLALALLMMPVVVRSTEEMLKLVPNELREASLALGIPKWRTIVKVVLPTAVGGISTGIMLAIARIAGESAPIALLVFGAATINTNPFEGPQSSLPYYIFEQYNNGNQPSYDRAWGAALVLIAFVMILNLIARVISRWKAPKAGR; this comes from the coding sequence ATGAGCGACACGGTCATGGACGCCAAGCGGACGTCCGGCACGCCCTCCTCCCCGCGGCTCGCCTCCCGCCACCTGCCGCGCTGGAGCCCGCTGGCCATCGCCGCGGGCGCCATCGTGATCGCCGTGGCGATCGGCGCCGGCGCCGGCCTGAGCAGCCACATCCAGTGGGGCCTGATCGCCCTGATCCTCTTCGTGGCCGGCTCCTACGCCATCACCGCCCGGGTCGAGGGCCGCAGGCAGGCCAAGGACCGGGTGGCCACCAGCCTGGTCTGGTCGAGCTTCATCCTGGCCGTCGTCCCGCTGTACTCGCTGGTCCAGACGACGATCAGCAAGGGCGTCGGGATCCTGGACGGCACCTTCCTCACCCACTCGATGAACAACGTCCTGACCCTCGGTCCCGGCGGCGGCGTCTACCACGCCATCATCGGCACCCTGGAGCAGGTCGGCATCGCCACCGTCATCGCCGCCCCGCTGGGCATGCTCACCGCGATCTACCTGGTGGAGTACGGCAGGGGCAGGCTCGCGAAGTTCGTGACCTTCTTCGTGGACGTCATGACCGGCATCCCCTCGATCGTGGCCGGCCTGTTCATCCTGTCGGTCTGGTTCGTGGTCATCGGCAAGGCCCCGGCGTCCGGCTTCGCCGGCTCGCTCGCGCTCGCCCTGCTGATGATGCCGGTCGTGGTGCGCTCCACCGAGGAGATGCTCAAGCTGGTGCCCAACGAGCTGCGCGAGGCCTCGCTGGCGCTGGGCATCCCGAAGTGGCGCACCATCGTCAAGGTGGTCCTGCCGACCGCCGTCGGCGGCATCAGCACCGGCATCATGCTGGCGATCGCGCGTATCGCGGGTGAGAGCGCCCCGATCGCCCTGCTGGTCTTCGGCGCGGCGACGATCAACACCAACCCCTTCGAGGGTCCGCAGTCGTCGCTGCCCTACTACATCTTCGAGCAGTACAACAACGGCAACCAGCCCAGCTACGACCGTGCGTGGGGGGCCGCCCTGGTCCTCATCGCGTTCGTGATGATCCTGAACCTCATCGCCCGGGTCATCTCCCGCTGGAAGGCGCCCAAGGCCGGTCGCTGA
- the pstB gene encoding phosphate ABC transporter ATP-binding protein PstB: protein MAKRIDISGLSAYYSAFKAIDDISMTIEPGSVTAFIGPSGCGKSTFLRTLNRMHEVTPGGRVEGKVMLDDENLYGSGVDPVSVRRTVGMVFQRPNPFPTMSIYDNVAAGLKLNGVRKKNELEGIVEKSLKGANLWNEVKDRLNKPGSGLSGGQQQRLCIARAIAVEPQVLLMDEPCSALDPISTLAIEDLIGELKTRFTIVIVTHNMQQAARVSDRTAFFNLSAVGQPGKLIEIDDTERIFSNPSVQATEDYISGRFG from the coding sequence ATGGCCAAACGCATCGACATCAGCGGCCTCTCCGCCTACTACAGCGCCTTCAAGGCGATCGACGACATCTCCATGACGATCGAGCCCGGCTCGGTGACGGCCTTCATCGGCCCGTCCGGCTGCGGCAAGTCCACCTTCCTGCGCACCCTGAACCGCATGCACGAGGTCACCCCCGGCGGCCGCGTCGAGGGCAAGGTGATGCTGGACGACGAGAACCTGTACGGGTCGGGCGTCGACCCGGTGAGCGTCCGCCGCACCGTGGGCATGGTCTTCCAGCGGCCGAACCCGTTCCCCACCATGTCGATCTACGACAACGTGGCGGCCGGCCTGAAGCTCAACGGCGTCCGCAAGAAGAACGAGCTCGAAGGCATCGTCGAGAAGTCGCTCAAGGGCGCCAACCTGTGGAACGAGGTCAAGGACCGGCTGAACAAGCCCGGTTCCGGCCTGTCCGGCGGCCAGCAGCAGCGGCTGTGCATCGCCCGCGCCATCGCGGTCGAGCCGCAGGTACTCCTGATGGACGAGCCGTGCTCGGCGCTCGACCCGATCTCCACCCTCGCCATCGAGGACCTGATCGGCGAGCTCAAGACCCGGTTCACCATCGTCATCGTCACGCACAACATGCAGCAGGCCGCCCGCGTCTCGGACCGCACGGCCTTCTTCAACCTCTCGGCCGTCGGCCAGCCCGGCAAGCTCATCGAGATCGACGACACCGAGCGGATCTTCTCCAACCCGTCCGTGCAGGCCACCGAGGACTACATTTCCGGCCGCTTCGGATAA
- a CDS encoding inorganic phosphate transporter: MDTFVLIVTIAVALFFTYTNGFHDSANAIATSVSTRALTPKAALAMAAVMNLAGAFLGSGVAKTVSKGLIATPEGRSGMGILFAALSGAIVWNLVTWYFGLPSSSSHALFGGLVGAALAGGTTVHWSGVVDKVIVPMFVSPAVGLVLGYLVMVAILWFFRRANPHKAKRGFRIAQTVSAAGMALGHGLQDAQKTMGVVVLALVIHDPANGYGIPIWVKFVCAAMMSLGTYAGGWRIMRTLGRRIIDLDPPQGFAAETTSASILYATSYIFQAPVSTTHVITSSIMGVGATRRVKAVRWGVAKNIVAGWFITMPAAALVAAAGYYVIKLVFG; encoded by the coding sequence GTGGACACCTTCGTGCTGATCGTCACCATCGCGGTGGCGCTCTTCTTCACCTATACCAACGGTTTCCACGACTCCGCGAACGCCATCGCCACCTCGGTCTCGACCCGGGCGCTGACCCCTAAGGCGGCGCTCGCGATGGCCGCGGTGATGAACCTGGCCGGCGCCTTCCTCGGCAGCGGCGTGGCCAAGACCGTGAGCAAGGGCTTGATCGCGACGCCCGAGGGCCGCTCGGGCATGGGCATCCTCTTCGCGGCGCTGAGCGGCGCGATCGTCTGGAATCTCGTCACCTGGTACTTCGGACTGCCGTCGAGTTCCAGCCACGCGCTGTTCGGCGGCCTGGTGGGCGCGGCGCTGGCCGGCGGCACGACCGTGCACTGGTCGGGCGTGGTCGACAAGGTCATCGTGCCGATGTTCGTCTCGCCGGCGGTCGGGCTGGTGCTGGGCTACCTGGTGATGGTCGCCATCCTGTGGTTCTTCCGCCGCGCCAACCCGCACAAGGCCAAGCGCGGCTTCCGGATCGCGCAGACCGTCTCGGCGGCCGGCATGGCGCTCGGCCACGGCCTGCAGGACGCGCAGAAGACCATGGGCGTCGTGGTGCTCGCACTGGTCATCCACGACCCGGCCAACGGCTACGGCATCCCGATCTGGGTCAAGTTCGTGTGCGCGGCCATGATGTCGCTCGGCACCTACGCCGGCGGCTGGCGGATCATGCGCACCCTGGGACGGCGGATCATCGACCTGGACCCGCCGCAGGGCTTCGCGGCCGAGACGACGTCCGCGTCGATCCTCTACGCGACCTCGTACATCTTCCAGGCGCCGGTCTCCACCACCCACGTGATCACGTCCTCGATCATGGGCGTCGGCGCCACCCGCCGGGTCAAGGCGGTGCGCTGGGGGGTGGCCAAGAACATCGTGGCGGGCTGGTTCATCACCATGCCGGCCGCGGCGCTGGTGGCCGCCGCCGGCTACTACGTCATCAAGCTGGTCTTCGGCTGA
- a CDS encoding DUF47 domain-containing protein, giving the protein MRFRLTPRETSFYDMFAASADNIVTGSKLLMELLGADSATRIEIAERMRAAEHAGDDATHAIFHQLNSSFITPFDREDIYTLAGSLDDIMDFMEEAVDLVVLYNVEELPKGVEQQIEVLARAAELTAEAMPNLRTMSNLTEYWIEVNRLENQADQIHRKLLAQLFNGKYDAIEVLKLKQIVDVLEEAADAFEHVANTVETIAVKES; this is encoded by the coding sequence GTGCGCTTTCGTCTGACCCCCAGGGAGACGAGCTTCTACGACATGTTCGCCGCTTCAGCGGACAACATCGTCACCGGTTCGAAGCTCCTCATGGAACTGCTCGGAGCCGATTCGGCTACCCGCATCGAGATCGCCGAGAGGATGCGGGCCGCGGAGCACGCGGGAGACGACGCGACCCACGCGATCTTCCACCAGCTGAACTCCTCGTTCATCACGCCCTTCGACCGGGAGGACATCTACACCCTGGCCGGCTCGCTCGACGACATCATGGACTTCATGGAGGAGGCCGTCGACCTGGTCGTCCTCTACAACGTCGAGGAGCTGCCGAAGGGCGTCGAGCAGCAGATCGAGGTGCTCGCCAGGGCCGCGGAGCTGACCGCGGAGGCGATGCCCAACCTGCGGACGATGTCCAACCTCACCGAGTACTGGATCGAGGTCAACCGGCTGGAGAACCAGGCCGACCAGATCCACCGCAAGCTGCTCGCCCAGCTCTTCAACGGCAAGTACGACGCGATAGAGGTGCTCAAGCTCAAGCAGATCGTCGATGTGCTGGAGGAGGCCGCGGACGCCTTCGAGCACGTGGCGAACACCGTGGAGACCATCGCGGTCAAGGAGTCCTGA
- a CDS encoding metal-sensitive transcriptional regulator has protein sequence MSDTAGAAETAVTDSAAGSAADEIVSPPGPHGYSHDKESHLKRLRRIEGQIRGLQRMVEQDVYCIDILTQVSASTKGLQSFALQLLEEHLRHCVAAAAVGGGPEIDEKVAEATAAIARLLRT, from the coding sequence ATGTCGGACACGGCGGGGGCGGCGGAGACAGCGGTGACGGATTCAGCGGCGGGATCGGCGGCAGACGAGATTGTGTCGCCGCCGGGACCGCATGGCTATAGCCACGACAAAGAGTCGCACCTCAAACGGCTGCGCCGGATCGAGGGCCAGATCCGCGGGCTCCAGCGGATGGTCGAGCAGGACGTCTACTGCATCGACATCCTGACCCAGGTCTCCGCCAGCACGAAGGGGCTCCAGTCCTTCGCGCTGCAGCTCCTGGAGGAGCACCTGCGGCACTGCGTCGCGGCGGCCGCGGTCGGCGGCGGTCCTGAGATCGACGAGAAGGTCGCGGAGGCGACGGCGGCGATAGCGCGGCTGCTGCGGACGTAA